Proteins from one Hydrogenophaga sp. SL48 genomic window:
- a CDS encoding glycosyltransferase family 2 protein — MKLIIQIPCYNEAATLGIALAALPRQVPGFDQVEWLIIDDGCTDNTVEVALAHGVDHVVRHTTNQGLARGFMNGLQACLEHGADVIVNTDADNQYNADDIPALTRPILDGKADIVVGARPIEAIEHFSPVKKLLQKLGSWVVRVASKTNIPDAPSGFRAMSRSAARRLAVFSDYTYTLETIIQAGQKNMAITSVPIRVNGDLRPSRLVKSISSYIRRSIITIIRVFVIYRPFRFFASIGLTLFALGFLIGLRFLYKWLTEDYDGHVQSLILASSLLIMGFHTILIAFVADLLSANRKLMEEVRALTLENRDQKR; from the coding sequence TTGAAACTCATCATCCAGATCCCCTGCTACAACGAAGCAGCTACCCTGGGCATTGCCCTGGCCGCATTGCCACGTCAGGTGCCCGGATTCGACCAGGTGGAATGGCTGATCATCGACGACGGCTGCACCGACAACACGGTCGAGGTCGCCCTGGCACATGGCGTGGACCACGTGGTGCGCCACACCACCAACCAGGGCCTGGCGCGAGGTTTCATGAACGGTCTGCAGGCCTGTCTGGAGCATGGCGCGGACGTGATCGTTAACACCGACGCCGACAACCAGTACAACGCCGACGACATCCCCGCACTGACCCGGCCCATTCTGGACGGCAAGGCCGACATCGTGGTGGGCGCCCGGCCCATCGAGGCCATCGAGCACTTCAGCCCGGTCAAGAAGCTGTTGCAAAAACTGGGCAGCTGGGTGGTCCGGGTGGCCAGCAAGACCAACATCCCCGACGCCCCGAGCGGCTTCCGCGCGATGAGCCGCTCGGCCGCGCGCCGTTTGGCCGTGTTCAGCGACTACACCTACACCCTGGAGACCATCATCCAGGCGGGGCAGAAGAACATGGCCATCACCTCGGTGCCGATCCGGGTCAATGGCGACCTGCGACCCTCTCGCCTGGTCAAGAGCATCTCTTCGTACATCCGCCGCAGCATCATCACCATCATCCGCGTGTTCGTGATCTACCGGCCGTTCCGGTTTTTTGCGTCCATCGGGCTGACCCTCTTTGCGTTGGGTTTCCTGATCGGCCTGCGATTCCTCTACAAATGGCTGACCGAGGACTACGACGGCCATGTGCAGTCGCTGATCCTGGCCAGCTCGCTGCTGATCATGGGCTTCCACACCATCCTGATCGCGTTTGTCGCCGACCTGCTCTCGGCCAACCGCAAGCTGATGGAGGAAGTCCGGGCGCTGACCCTCGAAAACCGGGACCAGAAGCGGTAA
- a CDS encoding sugar transferase — MKRSFDLFFVLCVGSLLLVPIGLIALLVRWTSPGPALYWSDRVGRNNRIFKMPKFRSMRLDTPAVATHLLSEPDQYLTPVGPFLRRTSLDELPQLWSIFKGDMSLVGPRPALFNQHDLIQLRTEAGVERLVPGLTGWAQINGRDELPIPDKVRLDAEYLQRQSFGFDLKIIFLTVWRVLRRDGVNH, encoded by the coding sequence ATGAAGCGCTCCTTCGATCTCTTTTTCGTGCTCTGTGTCGGCTCGTTGCTGCTGGTGCCGATCGGGCTGATCGCCCTGCTGGTCCGCTGGACCTCCCCCGGACCAGCACTTTATTGGAGTGATCGGGTGGGTCGGAACAACCGCATTTTCAAGATGCCCAAATTTCGAAGCATGCGACTGGACACGCCCGCCGTGGCCACCCACCTGCTGTCGGAGCCCGACCAATACCTGACGCCGGTGGGACCCTTTTTGCGCCGAACGAGCCTGGACGAGCTGCCGCAGCTCTGGAGCATCTTCAAGGGCGACATGAGCCTTGTGGGTCCCCGCCCCGCCCTGTTCAATCAGCATGATCTGATCCAGCTGCGCACGGAGGCGGGCGTGGAGCGTCTCGTCCCCGGTCTGACGGGCTGGGCCCAGATCAATGGACGCGACGAGCTGCCAATTCCGGACAAGGTCCGCCTCGACGCCGAGTACCTTCAGCGTCAATCGTTCGGGTTTGACCTGAAGATCATTTTCCTCACGGTGTGGCGGGTGCTGCGCCGCGATGGTGTCAACCACTGA
- a CDS encoding UDP-glucose 4-epimerase family protein has translation MAGAIAITGANGFVGRALCTSLRAQGRTVVPLVRTAESSPPDGSRVVGDIGPDTPWSDALKDVDCVVHCAARVHVMHDKDPDPQGAFRRVNVDGTRALAVAAAATGVRRLVFVSSLKVHGEQTFPGAPFHAKSVPAPQDAYGQSKWEAEQALWAVAATTGLEIVVVRPPLVYGPGAKANFLRLMQWVARGLPLPLGGIHNRRSLLALGNLTDLLQICIDHPAAAGQTLLASDDHDMSTPELIRGLAAAMGRPARLLPVPVSWLRLAGRLTGQTPQIERLTGSLQVDIGHTREVLSWTPPWTVQQGLKLTVQDVKG, from the coding sequence ATGGCTGGAGCGATCGCCATCACCGGCGCCAACGGCTTCGTGGGTCGCGCCCTGTGCACGAGCCTGCGGGCGCAAGGGCGCACTGTGGTGCCTTTGGTGCGCACCGCCGAAAGTTCCCCTCCGGACGGCTCTCGCGTGGTTGGAGACATCGGGCCCGACACCCCCTGGTCAGACGCACTGAAGGATGTGGACTGCGTGGTGCACTGCGCGGCGCGGGTGCATGTGATGCACGATAAAGACCCTGATCCGCAGGGTGCGTTTCGCCGTGTCAACGTCGATGGAACGCGGGCGCTGGCCGTGGCCGCTGCGGCTACCGGCGTCAGGCGCCTGGTGTTCGTGAGCTCGCTGAAAGTGCATGGCGAGCAGACGTTCCCCGGCGCCCCATTTCACGCGAAGTCGGTACCTGCCCCTCAAGATGCGTATGGGCAATCCAAGTGGGAAGCCGAGCAGGCCCTGTGGGCGGTGGCGGCGACCACGGGGCTGGAGATCGTGGTCGTGCGCCCCCCCCTGGTCTACGGCCCCGGTGCCAAAGCCAACTTCCTGCGGCTGATGCAATGGGTGGCCAGAGGCCTTCCGCTGCCACTCGGGGGCATTCACAACCGGCGGTCCCTGCTGGCCCTGGGCAATCTCACCGACTTGCTCCAGATCTGCATCGACCACCCTGCTGCGGCCGGTCAAACCCTTCTCGCGTCCGACGACCACGACATGTCCACCCCCGAACTGATCCGGGGGTTGGCGGCGGCCATGGGACGTCCTGCGAGGCTGCTGCCGGTGCCGGTCTCCTGGCTGCGTCTGGCGGGCCGTCTGACCGGTCAGACCCCTCAAATCGAACGGCTGACAGGGTCGCTGCAGGTCGACATCGGGCATACTCGGGAGGTTTTGAGCTGGACGCCTCCGTGGACGGTGCAGCAGGGCCTGAAGCTCACGGTACAGGATGTCAAGGGATGA